In Acidobacteriota bacterium, the following proteins share a genomic window:
- a CDS encoding glycosyltransferase, producing MSEPELPGNGRSRPLEILFLTQTYPRFEADTSGPFIRDLARGLVRGGDRVTVLTPHTAGLAASWDDGGVAVESFRYAPEKLEVLGYSRSLEADETVKGGAALAAPFYAFGARRALRRRLRGGRPGQPPFDLVHAHWVVPNGVVASYGHGAVPLAIGLHGSDVFMAEKALFRPFVRRALGRAGLLTGCSPELVDRVRALGFPESASRVIPYGVDTAAFHPAAARGASSTWRERLGIPVDAPLALGVGRMATKKGFHVLISALDALFAHAPEAHLVLAGGGDLQEELVRRAAAWSHRVHFPGAVLRDTLPDLYRAADVFVLPAVHDAKGNVDGLPNVILEAMASGLPVVASGISGIPLAVDDGVHGRLVAEGDGAAVATALGNLLADPGARREMGSRARAKAEAELTWDAVAARYRAGYADLLKI from the coding sequence GTGTCCGAGCCCGAGCTTCCAGGAAACGGGCGGTCCCGGCCGCTCGAGATCCTCTTCCTGACCCAGACCTATCCGCGCTTCGAGGCCGATACCTCCGGTCCCTTCATTCGCGATCTCGCCCGCGGCTTGGTGCGCGGCGGCGACCGCGTGACGGTGCTGACGCCTCACACCGCCGGTCTGGCGGCGTCTTGGGACGATGGCGGAGTCGCGGTGGAGAGCTTCCGCTATGCCCCGGAGAAGCTCGAGGTACTGGGCTACAGCCGCAGCCTGGAGGCCGACGAAACGGTCAAGGGCGGTGCCGCCCTGGCAGCCCCCTTCTACGCCTTCGGAGCGCGTCGGGCACTGCGGCGCCGGCTGCGCGGAGGCCGACCAGGGCAGCCACCCTTCGATCTGGTTCACGCCCACTGGGTGGTGCCCAACGGGGTGGTGGCGAGCTACGGACACGGCGCCGTGCCGCTCGCCATCGGTCTCCACGGCAGCGACGTCTTCATGGCCGAAAAGGCCCTCTTTCGCCCCTTCGTGCGGCGGGCTCTCGGTCGCGCCGGCCTGCTCACCGGCTGCTCTCCCGAGCTCGTCGACCGGGTGCGTGCTCTGGGCTTTCCGGAGTCGGCTTCGCGCGTCATTCCCTATGGCGTCGATACGGCGGCCTTCCATCCCGCCGCGGCCCGAGGCGCTTCCTCGACTTGGCGTGAGCGACTCGGCATTCCGGTCGATGCGCCCCTCGCCCTCGGGGTCGGTCGCATGGCGACCAAGAAGGGCTTCCACGTTCTGATCTCGGCCCTGGACGCGCTCTTCGCCCACGCCCCGGAGGCCCATCTGGTGCTCGCCGGCGGCGGCGATCTGCAGGAAGAGCTGGTCCGCCGAGCCGCCGCCTGGAGCCACCGGGTGCACTTTCCGGGGGCGGTGCTGCGCGACACCTTGCCGGACCTCTACCGCGCTGCCGACGTCTTCGTGCTGCCGGCGGTCCACGACGCGAAGGGCAACGTCGACGGCCTGCCCAACGTCATTCTCGAGGCGATGGCGAGCGGTCTTCCGGTGGTGGCCTCGGGGATCTCGGGAATTCCGCTGGCGGTCGACGATGGCGTCCACGGGCGGCTGGTGGCGGAAGGGGACGGCGCGGCGGTGGCGACTGCCCTGGGCAACCTCCTGGCGGACCCTGGAGCCCGTCGGGAAATGGGCAGCCGGGCGCGGGCCAAGGCCGAGGCGGAGCTCACCTGGGACGCCGTCGCGGCGCGCTACCGCGCGGGCTACGCTGACCTACTGAAGATTTGA
- a CDS encoding glycosyltransferase family 2 protein, with the protein MESQAVEFPRDAPEPEALDVSVLVPVLDEVESVAELARRVKAELESLGKSFEVIFVDDGSRDGTPDRVREIHRRDRRIKLVRLRRNFGKAAAISAGFDHSRGRVLITMDGDLQDDPAEIPRFLAELEEHDLDLVSGWKKKRHDPAGKRYPSKLFNWVTGRLSGVPLHDLNCGFKAYRREVLEQVAIYGELHRFIPVLASRRGFAIGEIEVTHHPRRFGRSKYGWDRLYKGLLDLITVLFITKYTRRPLHLFGLIGLTLLSLGFGINLYLAILWMGGATLSNRPLLLLGVLLMVLGIQVLTTGLIGEMITFKNFRRRDSYSVKERLD; encoded by the coding sequence ATGGAATCGCAAGCGGTCGAGTTCCCGCGAGACGCACCGGAGCCGGAGGCTCTCGACGTCAGCGTGTTGGTACCGGTGCTCGATGAAGTCGAATCCGTCGCCGAGCTGGCGCGGCGGGTGAAGGCCGAGCTCGAAAGCCTCGGCAAGAGCTTCGAGGTCATCTTCGTCGATGACGGCTCGCGCGACGGCACGCCGGACCGGGTGCGCGAGATCCACCGACGAGATCGCCGCATCAAGCTGGTGCGGCTGCGCCGCAACTTCGGCAAGGCAGCGGCGATCTCGGCGGGCTTCGACCATTCGCGCGGTCGCGTCTTGATCACCATGGATGGTGATCTGCAGGACGATCCGGCGGAGATCCCGCGCTTCCTGGCGGAGCTCGAGGAGCATGATCTCGACCTGGTTTCGGGTTGGAAGAAGAAACGCCACGACCCGGCCGGCAAGCGTTATCCGTCGAAGCTCTTCAACTGGGTGACCGGGCGTCTCTCGGGGGTGCCGCTGCACGACCTCAACTGTGGCTTCAAGGCCTACCGCCGGGAGGTGCTGGAGCAGGTCGCCATCTATGGTGAGCTACACCGCTTCATCCCGGTTCTGGCGAGCCGCCGGGGCTTCGCCATTGGCGAGATCGAGGTCACCCACCACCCGCGCCGCTTCGGGCGCAGCAAGTACGGATGGGATCGTCTCTACAAAGGTCTTCTCGACCTGATCACCGTTCTCTTCATCACCAAGTACACCCGCCGGCCGCTGCATCTCTTCGGCTTGATCGGTCTGACCCTGCTGAGCCTCGGCTTCGGCATCAACCTCTACCTCGCCATCCTCTGGATGGGCGGAGCCACCCTCTCGAATCGCCCTCTGCTGCTGCTCGGCGTGCTGCTGATGGTGCTCGGGATCCAGGTGCTGACCACCGGCCTCATCGGCGAGATGATCACCTTCAAGAACTTCCGGCGCCGCGACAGCTACTCGGTCAAGGAACGGCTGGACTGA
- a CDS encoding FAD-dependent oxidoreductase, with protein MGQRHDVILGGGLAGLSAAYTFQQAGESHWRVFERESRVGGLARSMERDGYLFDFGPHILFTIDPEMEALIRDLLGDNFHAQERSAYIYHHGPDVYTPFPFQAHLFGLPIPVVKDCLVGLVRAVEAQARGEFAPRNYDEWMRGFFGEGIAEHLMIPYAKKLWTVEPSTMDFNWIGRRVPTPDVERVVAGALTGDVELVGATSHFWYPKVGAIEPLPKALGARVNNIELERTAVRIELPEKQVVFSDGEVVPFDRLIYTLPLHLVHRFVPAAPPEVVRACEGLRYQGIYCVNLGIGRENISDKHWIYFYEDVFPFHRLSFPANFSPGTAPPGKSSISTEVAFSKERPLNRDSAIEKTIEGLRAAKILLPDDPIELVYTEEIHPAYVIYDLDHGRHVETIRGWLAEHGILTAGRFGEWQYFNMDHSMRSGKTAAERILAERPAVAR; from the coding sequence ATGGGCCAACGACACGATGTGATCCTCGGAGGTGGGCTGGCCGGTCTGAGCGCCGCCTACACTTTCCAGCAGGCGGGGGAGTCCCACTGGCGGGTTTTCGAGCGCGAGAGCCGAGTCGGTGGGCTGGCTCGCTCGATGGAGCGCGACGGCTACCTGTTCGACTTCGGGCCCCACATTCTGTTCACCATCGATCCCGAGATGGAAGCCCTGATTCGCGACCTGCTGGGGGACAACTTCCACGCCCAGGAGCGCAGCGCCTACATCTACCACCATGGCCCCGACGTCTACACCCCGTTCCCCTTTCAGGCCCATCTCTTCGGACTGCCGATTCCGGTGGTCAAGGATTGCCTCGTCGGGTTGGTGCGAGCGGTCGAAGCGCAGGCCCGCGGCGAATTCGCGCCACGCAACTATGACGAGTGGATGCGGGGATTCTTCGGGGAGGGCATCGCCGAGCACCTGATGATCCCCTATGCCAAGAAGCTCTGGACCGTCGAGCCCTCGACGATGGACTTCAACTGGATCGGTCGCCGGGTGCCGACGCCGGACGTCGAGCGGGTGGTCGCCGGCGCCCTCACCGGCGACGTCGAGCTGGTCGGGGCGACGTCCCACTTCTGGTATCCCAAGGTGGGAGCCATCGAGCCGCTGCCGAAGGCCTTGGGTGCGCGGGTCAACAACATCGAGCTCGAGCGCACCGCCGTACGCATCGAGCTGCCGGAAAAGCAGGTGGTGTTCAGCGACGGCGAGGTGGTGCCCTTCGACCGGCTGATCTACACCCTGCCCCTGCACCTGGTGCATCGCTTCGTGCCGGCAGCGCCGCCGGAGGTGGTGCGAGCCTGCGAAGGGCTGCGCTACCAGGGCATCTACTGTGTCAATCTCGGCATCGGCCGCGAGAACATTTCGGACAAGCACTGGATCTACTTCTACGAGGACGTCTTTCCCTTCCATCGGCTGTCCTTCCCGGCCAATTTCAGCCCCGGAACGGCGCCGCCGGGCAAGAGCTCGATCTCGACCGAGGTCGCCTTCTCGAAGGAGCGTCCGCTGAATCGGGACAGCGCCATCGAGAAGACCATCGAGGGCCTGCGGGCGGCCAAGATCCTGCTGCCGGACGATCCCATCGAGCTGGTCTACACCGAGGAGATCCATCCCGCCTACGTGATCTACGATCTCGATCACGGGCGCCACGTCGAGACCATTCGAGGCTGGCTGGCGGAGCACGGAATCCTCACCGCCGGTCGCTTCGGCGAGTGGCAGTACTTCAACATGGACCACTCCATGCGCAGCGGCAAGACCGCCGCCGAGCGCATTCTGGCGGAGCGCCCCGCCGTCGCCCGGTAG
- a CDS encoding bacterial transcriptional activator domain-containing protein — protein sequence MLPGRGSRTPHFKRLLGRIHALDGPVIQLWSWPGSGQQGVLDALVAGEEGNAQPLAVEDLASRESLDRVVSGARAGDSRWLVAPAMPTLPTGAIEVIASVLESGRRLVFAAPRKVREGPVTITRIAPEEFLLREEEIGDLWAAVVGREPGERLKWALQQATDGWYRPLMQVAEAFAHGETFEQGALGFAPIRAFLQHEVMAELPAELSRLCHRLSLTDDLEEGFWRGLLDDEELMDLRRLVDSWGLAVDRGRPRLPTLVRAWTRQQGRAEGDGDWQHRLGRREWQRQRPAEAAELFVAGAAGEDLEALVTESWPELVAVLPLDRLGAVLEGAGRLAAELEARVEGLRSGLAVKRELPQEAELAATLAVIDELLDAAAPAASGAASVPKPLEALERLAQILRLPVGVGLDVVATALISVLRDLRPVPRAADFLHGPLGHEVVGSLLEHLGELSLRRLIAERPGLARQLRRRADLPTDWRSFLARLPLREIRRERPAPGFTLQLLGEGRVERILPDGATRKVRWTLRRAFLVVALLATRPDFRATREEIEEALWPGQEKDIIRNNFHPTFSHLRRSLGKDLPVPPLLFEDGSYQLHPELYWEVDSQRFERLVGEARERLRDEQVGVAATVFEEAWSLYRGPFLSGRHEAWLLQSREALQASYLELLGGLGEAYLRLERLEEAIDVLRASLIQDPLQELVHLKLMRVFSRQGRRDLVRRQYDRLTSLLDRELGVQPMPETGAEYQRLMT from the coding sequence ATGCTTCCCGGACGCGGTAGTCGCACCCCCCATTTCAAGCGCCTTCTCGGGCGAATCCACGCCCTCGACGGGCCGGTGATCCAGCTTTGGTCCTGGCCCGGATCGGGCCAGCAAGGGGTGCTCGACGCCCTGGTGGCGGGAGAAGAGGGCAACGCCCAGCCGCTGGCGGTCGAGGATCTGGCGAGCCGTGAATCCCTCGACCGCGTGGTCAGCGGCGCCCGAGCCGGCGATTCCCGCTGGCTGGTGGCGCCGGCGATGCCCACCCTGCCGACCGGCGCCATCGAGGTCATCGCCAGCGTGCTCGAGAGCGGTCGACGACTGGTCTTCGCGGCCCCCCGCAAGGTGCGTGAGGGTCCGGTGACGATCACTCGCATCGCCCCGGAGGAGTTTCTGCTGCGCGAGGAAGAGATCGGGGATCTGTGGGCGGCGGTGGTCGGGCGTGAACCCGGCGAACGACTGAAGTGGGCGCTGCAACAGGCGACCGATGGTTGGTATCGGCCTTTGATGCAGGTCGCCGAGGCCTTCGCCCACGGCGAGACCTTCGAGCAGGGTGCTCTCGGCTTTGCCCCGATCCGGGCCTTCCTGCAACACGAGGTGATGGCCGAGCTACCGGCGGAGCTGAGCCGCCTCTGTCATCGCCTGTCCCTGACCGATGATCTCGAGGAGGGTTTCTGGCGCGGTTTGCTGGACGACGAGGAGCTGATGGACCTGCGGCGATTGGTCGACTCCTGGGGCCTGGCGGTCGACCGCGGCCGGCCGCGGCTCCCGACCCTGGTGCGAGCCTGGACGCGGCAGCAAGGTCGCGCCGAGGGCGATGGCGACTGGCAGCACCGACTCGGTCGGCGCGAGTGGCAGCGCCAGCGACCGGCGGAGGCGGCGGAGCTGTTCGTTGCCGGTGCTGCCGGAGAGGACCTCGAAGCGCTGGTCACCGAATCGTGGCCGGAGCTGGTCGCTGTCCTGCCGCTCGATCGTCTGGGGGCGGTCCTGGAGGGCGCTGGGCGCCTGGCCGCCGAGCTCGAAGCGCGGGTCGAGGGCCTGCGCTCCGGCCTGGCGGTGAAACGCGAGCTGCCGCAGGAGGCGGAGCTCGCCGCCACCCTGGCGGTGATCGACGAGCTGCTCGATGCGGCGGCGCCGGCGGCCTCCGGAGCGGCGTCCGTGCCCAAGCCCCTCGAGGCTCTCGAGCGCTTGGCGCAGATCCTGCGCTTGCCCGTCGGGGTCGGCCTCGACGTGGTGGCGACGGCCCTGATCAGCGTGCTGCGCGATCTTCGGCCGGTTCCGCGGGCGGCGGATTTCCTGCACGGCCCCCTCGGCCACGAGGTGGTGGGCTCGCTGCTGGAGCACCTCGGCGAGCTCTCCCTCCGTCGCCTGATCGCCGAGCGCCCGGGATTGGCTCGACAGCTCCGCCGGCGCGCCGATCTACCGACCGACTGGCGGTCTTTCCTGGCCCGCCTACCGTTGCGCGAGATCCGCCGCGAGCGGCCCGCCCCGGGATTCACACTGCAGCTCCTCGGCGAGGGGCGGGTCGAGCGAATCCTCCCCGACGGCGCGACCCGCAAGGTCCGCTGGACGCTCCGGCGAGCCTTCCTGGTGGTGGCCCTGTTGGCGACGCGGCCGGACTTCCGGGCCACCCGCGAGGAGATCGAGGAGGCGCTCTGGCCGGGGCAGGAAAAGGACATCATCCGCAACAACTTCCACCCCACCTTCAGCCATCTTCGGCGCAGCCTGGGAAAGGACCTGCCGGTGCCCCCCTTGCTGTTCGAGGACGGCAGCTATCAACTCCACCCGGAGCTCTATTGGGAGGTCGATTCGCAGCGCTTCGAGCGCCTCGTCGGCGAGGCCCGGGAGCGCTTGCGGGACGAGCAGGTGGGGGTGGCCGCCACCGTCTTCGAAGAGGCCTGGTCGCTTTACCGCGGGCCGTTCTTGAGCGGCCGGCACGAGGCCTGGCTGCTGCAGAGCCGGGAGGCCCTGCAGGCGAGTTACCTCGAGCTGCTGGGGGGGCTGGGGGAGGCCTATCTCCGTCTCGAGCGGCTCGAGGAGGCGATCGACGTGCTGCGCGCTTCCTTGATCCAGGATCCCCTGCAAGAGCTGGTTCATCTCAAGCTGATGCGGGTCTTCAGCCGCCAGGGCCGGCGCGACCTGGTGCGGCGGCAGTACGACCGACTGACCTCCCTGCTGGATCGAGAGCTGGGGGTCCAGCCGATGCCCGAAACCGGTGCCGAATATCAGCGCCTGATGACCTGA
- a CDS encoding uracil-DNA glycosylase, with the protein MGVRSGAGGRAAGDRDRRSSRRGSPLSRRPALDSGALADYLCDLGFTEAYRPRSSGTAAVSVDALDVGPQEPAPRRDAGDRSLAGQPAGDRPIPPPSAAAAPPATEGAGSLEVLAAEAADCRRCGLCERRQRVVFGSGDPAADLMLIGEGPGAQEDRQGLPFVGPAGALLTKILDAIGYQRDQVYIANIVKCRPPGNRDPLPDEVAACRPYLEGQIAAVAPKVIVALGRVAAQTLLGTDMPLGRMRGSWHRVQGIETRVTYHPAGLLRNQSWKRPTWEDMQAVRDRLQEAAQ; encoded by the coding sequence GTGGGAGTACGGTCCGGCGCCGGTGGTCGAGCCGCCGGTGATCGAGACCGAAGAAGCTCCCGAAGAGGAAGTCCACTGAGCCGCCGGCCGGCACTGGACTCCGGTGCCCTGGCCGACTATCTCTGCGATCTCGGGTTCACCGAAGCCTACCGGCCGCGTTCCTCCGGGACCGCGGCCGTTTCCGTTGATGCCCTCGATGTCGGGCCGCAAGAGCCCGCGCCGCGCCGCGACGCCGGCGACCGGTCGCTCGCCGGTCAGCCCGCGGGCGACCGTCCCATCCCACCGCCGAGCGCGGCCGCTGCGCCGCCTGCCACCGAAGGTGCTGGCTCTCTCGAGGTGCTGGCGGCAGAAGCCGCCGATTGTCGTCGCTGCGGTCTCTGTGAGCGCCGTCAGCGGGTGGTGTTCGGCTCTGGGGATCCGGCGGCCGACCTGATGCTGATCGGCGAGGGGCCGGGAGCTCAGGAGGACCGCCAGGGGCTGCCCTTCGTCGGGCCCGCCGGCGCCCTGCTGACCAAGATTCTCGACGCCATCGGCTACCAGCGCGATCAGGTCTACATCGCCAATATCGTCAAGTGCCGGCCGCCGGGCAATCGCGACCCGCTGCCGGACGAGGTGGCGGCCTGCCGGCCCTATCTCGAGGGCCAGATCGCGGCGGTGGCGCCGAAGGTCATCGTCGCTCTCGGTCGGGTCGCCGCTCAGACCCTGCTCGGCACCGACATGCCCTTGGGTCGCATGCGCGGTAGCTGGCACCGGGTGCAGGGCATCGAGACGCGGGTGACCTACCATCCAGCGGGCCTGCTGCGGAATCAGTCCTGGAAGCGACCCACCTGGGAAGACATGCAGGCGGTTCGTGATCGCCTGCAGGAAGCAGCCCAATGA
- the rpoZ gene encoding DNA-directed RNA polymerase subunit omega has protein sequence MDSKFRYVLVAAHRAEQLIRGGRRRLEGNDKPTTAAMAEVSQDVVEWEYGPAPVVEPPVIETEEAPEEEVH, from the coding sequence ATGGACAGCAAGTTTCGCTACGTCCTGGTGGCGGCGCACCGCGCCGAGCAGTTGATTCGCGGCGGTCGGCGCCGCCTCGAGGGCAACGACAAGCCGACCACGGCAGCGATGGCGGAGGTCAGCCAAGACGTCGTCGAGTGGGAGTACGGTCCGGCGCCGGTGGTCGAGCCGCCGGTGATCGAGACCGAAGAAGCTCCCGAAGAGGAAGTCCACTGA
- the gmk gene encoding guanylate kinase translates to MSSESQPVEAAATVRGELILLAAPSGAGKTTLVDALLERQQGRIVFSVSHTTRSPRGRERDGEDYHFIDRARFEAMVAADRFLEWAEVHGNLYGTSKDEVEPRLEAGTDVLLDVDVQGADQLRRRYPGILTVLVLPPSYRDLERRLRSRGLDDAAVITRRLAASVREIECYESFDCVIINDDASLAAADLAAVIAGRRCRMERMRPRVEQILEDFRRSAPR, encoded by the coding sequence ATGTCGAGTGAGTCGCAGCCGGTCGAGGCAGCGGCGACGGTGCGCGGGGAGCTGATCTTGCTGGCGGCTCCTTCCGGAGCCGGCAAGACGACGCTGGTGGATGCTCTGCTGGAGCGCCAGCAGGGGCGTATCGTCTTCTCCGTCAGTCACACCACCCGCTCGCCACGCGGTCGGGAGCGGGATGGCGAGGACTACCACTTCATCGACCGGGCGCGCTTCGAGGCGATGGTGGCGGCGGATCGCTTTCTCGAGTGGGCGGAGGTGCACGGCAACCTCTATGGCACCTCGAAGGACGAGGTCGAGCCCCGCTTGGAGGCGGGAACCGACGTGCTGCTGGACGTCGACGTTCAGGGAGCCGACCAGCTACGACGCCGATATCCGGGGATTCTCACCGTCCTGGTGCTGCCTCCGAGCTATCGCGATCTCGAGCGCAGGCTGCGCTCGAGAGGCCTCGACGATGCCGCCGTCATCACTCGCCGACTCGCCGCATCTGTCAGGGAAATCGAGTGTTACGAAAGTTTTGACTGTGTTATCATCAACGACGATGCGAGTCTTGCGGCGGCCGATCTGGCGGCCGTCATCGCGGGCCGCCGCTGCCGGATGGAACGCATGCGACCGCGGGTCGAGCAGATCCTCGAAGACTTTCGTCGTTCCGCACCGCGATAG